One window of uncultured Trichococcus sp. genomic DNA carries:
- the rpmA gene encoding 50S ribosomal protein L27, translating to MLKLNLQLFAHKKGGGSTTNGRESQSKRLGAKRADGQTVTGGSILYRQRGTKIHPGTNVGIGGDDTLFAKVDGVVRFERLGRDKKQVSVYPTAK from the coding sequence ATGTTGAAATTGAATCTACAATTGTTCGCCCACAAAAAAGGGGGCGGATCTACTACCAACGGACGTGAGTCCCAATCCAAACGTTTAGGCGCTAAACGTGCAGACGGACAAACAGTAACTGGCGGATCGATTTTGTACCGTCAACGCGGAACAAAAATCCATCCAGGTACTAACGTCGGTATCGGTGGAGATGACACTTTATTTGCAAAAGTTGACGGTGTCGTTCGTTTCGAACGTTTAGGCCGTGACAAAAAACAAGTTTCTGTATACCCTACAGCTAAATAA
- a CDS encoding class I SAM-dependent methyltransferase, with protein MKATNVESLFGLMDEAIKLLQTEAELSYIEALSETLENLSFEGKAQQVEGLPSNEAVERLNSLYKKMDLEALDKETIRKSIQLTFIKATKEDKLQMNHQMTPDTIAYLIAYFIGEIKKDKTEKLHVSDLTAGTGNLLNIVLTHLANRGNEVTAEAVDNDDLLISVAANSGSLLGLSEKIHYTHSDSLQELLIAPSDIVVSDFPIGYYPVNERAKNYKTAFSEGNSFAHFLMFEQNVNYLKESGWGIFIVPSDIFETDKSSVLMGWLKENVHIQAFLSLPSDLFHKNGMKKSIIIVQKIGEKSIQAEQVLLGEIPDLKNAQKMQSFLDIFHNWSAKMI; from the coding sequence TTGAAAGCAACAAATGTTGAGAGTCTTTTCGGATTAATGGATGAAGCCATCAAATTACTTCAAACGGAAGCTGAACTTTCATATATAGAAGCGTTGTCCGAAACGCTGGAAAATCTTTCCTTTGAAGGAAAAGCGCAGCAAGTAGAAGGCTTGCCTTCAAACGAGGCGGTTGAACGCTTGAACAGCCTCTACAAAAAAATGGATTTGGAAGCATTGGACAAAGAAACTATCCGCAAAAGCATCCAATTGACTTTCATCAAGGCAACGAAAGAAGACAAGCTCCAGATGAATCATCAAATGACACCGGACACGATAGCGTATCTGATCGCTTATTTCATCGGAGAAATAAAAAAAGATAAGACAGAAAAACTGCATGTTTCAGATTTGACTGCAGGGACAGGGAATCTTCTCAATATCGTTCTGACGCATTTGGCGAATAGGGGCAATGAAGTGACTGCGGAAGCGGTTGACAATGATGACCTGTTGATCAGTGTTGCGGCCAACAGCGGATCCTTGTTGGGATTGTCGGAAAAAATCCATTACACCCATTCAGACAGCTTGCAGGAACTGTTGATTGCACCTTCTGATATCGTGGTATCGGATTTTCCGATCGGATATTATCCAGTAAATGAGCGCGCAAAGAACTACAAAACAGCTTTTTCGGAAGGAAATTCTTTTGCGCATTTCCTAATGTTTGAACAAAATGTGAACTATCTGAAAGAATCCGGTTGGGGGATTTTTATCGTACCTTCCGACATTTTTGAAACAGATAAATCATCTGTGCTAATGGGGTGGTTAAAGGAAAACGTTCATATACAGGCGTTTTTGAGCCTTCCATCAGATCTGTTCCATAAAAATGGAATGAAAAAATCAATCATTATTGTTCAAAAAATTGGTGAAAAATCGATTCAAGCCGAACAAGTGCTTTTGGGGGAAATTCCAGATCTTAAAAACGCACAAAAGATGCAATCTTTCCTGGATATTTTCCACAATTGGAGCGCAAAGATGATATAA
- the gshAB gene encoding bifunctional glutamate--cysteine ligase GshA/glutathione synthetase GshB: protein MTDFKEIIVTHKLSALFSKASFGIEKESQRITSEGTIAKTNHPTVFGNRSFHPYIQTDFAESQPELITPPVQSIEEAYEWLMAIHDVVLRSLPEDEYLLPCSIPPTMPAGEEIKVAKLDNADDVAYREYLVSVYGNKKQMVSGIHFNFELNPALIKELHQLSGSAGTLKAFQSDVYLKMAHNFIRHQWIMTYLMGGSISADSSYFEKESQHELPLDGYTRSIRSSKYGYVNNTDVHVSFESIDAYVQDIEGMVTTGKLIAEKEFYSTVRFRGANKARDLLTNGIAYLEFRLFDLNPFAEFGMHKEDMYFIHYFLLYLLWIETDASEEEMKIGKEMNYATALENPLQPSAFQAEGLTFLEGMLQMLEAIGAEEKISAIVKEKIEAFHNPEKTVTGQMVIAVDAAEDKAVWATDLAKKYKEAAWKRPYALRGFEDMELSTQILLFDAIQKGLKINMLDRYDQFISLTYKNHREYVKKGNMTAKDSYIGPLIMENKVVTKKILAENGFAVPDSGEYHSAEAALRDYPIFAGKGIVVKPKSTNYGLGISIFKDGASFESYEKAIHMAFEEDEDVLVEDYLSGTEYRFFVIGNETKAVLLRVPANVVGDGSRTIRQLVEEKNKDSLRGKNHRTPLALIGTGELEKLTIQGQGYTFDSIPPAGETVRLRDNSNISTGGDSIDVTDQMHDSYKKLAVQMAAALGVAVCGVDIIIPDHSVPAAQVEPNYGVIEANFNPAMLIHIYPYKGKSRRLTMDILRLLFPEMQLEEE, encoded by the coding sequence ATGACAGATTTCAAAGAGATTATAGTAACACATAAATTATCGGCATTATTTTCGAAAGCCTCTTTTGGAATCGAAAAAGAAAGCCAGCGGATAACGAGCGAGGGCACAATCGCCAAGACAAACCATCCGACCGTATTCGGTAATCGCAGTTTCCATCCCTACATACAGACCGACTTTGCCGAAAGCCAACCGGAATTGATCACACCACCGGTGCAATCGATCGAGGAGGCATATGAATGGCTGATGGCTATCCATGATGTCGTGCTGCGCTCCTTACCTGAAGATGAATATTTGTTGCCTTGCAGCATACCGCCGACCATGCCAGCAGGAGAAGAAATCAAGGTAGCCAAATTGGATAATGCGGATGACGTCGCCTATCGGGAATATCTGGTGTCGGTATACGGGAACAAGAAGCAGATGGTCAGCGGCATTCATTTCAACTTCGAGTTGAATCCTGCCCTCATCAAAGAGCTTCATCAGCTTTCCGGGTCTGCCGGAACGCTAAAAGCGTTCCAATCGGATGTGTACTTGAAGATGGCGCATAACTTCATCCGTCATCAATGGATCATGACCTATCTGATGGGAGGATCCATATCCGCCGACAGCTCCTACTTCGAAAAGGAGTCGCAGCATGAATTGCCTCTGGATGGGTACACAAGAAGCATCCGCAGCAGCAAGTACGGATACGTCAATAATACGGACGTGCATGTTTCTTTTGAATCGATTGATGCCTATGTGCAGGATATCGAGGGAATGGTGACTACCGGCAAGCTCATTGCCGAAAAAGAATTTTATTCCACTGTCAGATTCAGAGGGGCAAACAAAGCGCGTGATTTATTGACGAACGGCATCGCCTATCTCGAATTCAGATTGTTCGATCTGAACCCGTTTGCTGAGTTCGGCATGCACAAAGAGGATATGTACTTCATCCATTATTTCCTGCTCTATCTGTTGTGGATCGAGACCGATGCCAGCGAAGAAGAGATGAAAATCGGGAAAGAAATGAACTATGCGACAGCCTTGGAGAACCCTTTGCAGCCATCCGCGTTCCAAGCGGAAGGGCTGACCTTCCTGGAAGGGATGCTGCAGATGCTGGAAGCGATCGGCGCTGAAGAGAAGATAAGCGCGATCGTCAAAGAAAAAATCGAAGCATTCCATAATCCGGAAAAGACAGTGACTGGACAGATGGTCATAGCCGTGGACGCGGCAGAGGACAAAGCAGTGTGGGCAACCGATTTGGCCAAAAAATACAAAGAGGCTGCCTGGAAACGGCCTTATGCCTTGAGAGGCTTTGAGGACATGGAACTCTCCACGCAGATCCTGCTGTTCGACGCCATCCAAAAGGGTTTGAAGATCAACATGCTCGACCGGTATGATCAATTCATTTCGCTGACTTACAAAAACCACCGCGAATATGTGAAGAAAGGCAACATGACGGCAAAGGACAGCTATATCGGCCCGCTCATCATGGAGAACAAGGTCGTCACCAAAAAGATATTGGCGGAGAACGGATTCGCGGTACCGGACAGCGGAGAGTACCATTCTGCGGAAGCAGCCTTGCGCGACTATCCTATTTTTGCCGGGAAAGGCATCGTCGTCAAACCGAAGTCCACGAACTATGGGCTGGGGATATCCATCTTCAAAGACGGCGCTTCCTTTGAGAGTTATGAAAAAGCCATCCATATGGCATTTGAAGAAGATGAAGATGTGCTTGTGGAAGATTACTTGTCCGGCACCGAGTACCGTTTCTTTGTCATCGGCAATGAGACGAAGGCCGTATTGCTGCGTGTACCCGCCAATGTGGTAGGCGACGGCAGCCGGACGATCCGTCAATTGGTCGAGGAAAAGAACAAAGACAGCTTGCGCGGCAAAAATCATCGTACGCCGTTGGCATTGATCGGAACCGGGGAACTCGAGAAGTTGACGATTCAAGGTCAAGGGTATACTTTCGACAGCATTCCGCCGGCAGGAGAGACTGTCCGGTTGAGGGATAATTCGAACATCAGCACCGGCGGCGATTCGATTGATGTTACGGATCAGATGCACGACAGCTACAAAAAGCTGGCGGTGCAAATGGCAGCCGCACTGGGCGTAGCGGTCTGCGGAGTGGATATCATCATCCCGGATCATTCGGTCCCGGCCGCGCAAGTGGAGCCAAATTACGGGGTGATCGAGGCGAATTTCAATCCCGCCATGCTGATCCATATTTATCCATACAAAGGGAAAAGCCGCCGTTTGACGATGGATATCCTGCGCTTATTGTTCCCGGAAATGCAGCTGGAGGAAGAGTAG
- a CDS encoding acetate kinase, with protein sequence MSKIIAINAGSSSLKFTLYAMPEKDVLANGIIERIGLNDSVFTIKHGEGEKFQVTEDIANHEIAVQKLLDQLLALNIISSYDEITGVGHRVVAGGEIFKDSALVDDLVLEQIEELGELAPLHNPANATGIRAFKKLLPEITSVAVFDTSFHTTMPKVNYLYSIPMEYYEKYAARKYGAHGTSHKYVAERAAEMLGRPIEDLKIVTCHIGNGGSITAVQGGKSIDTSMGFTPLAGITMGTRSGDIDASLIAYLMGKLGITDINEFVDILNKKSGLLGLSGVSSDMRDVETAAENGNENAQIALDIFHNRIIKYIGQYVALMNGVDAIVFTAGVGENAAPTRKIIIDGISWFGCEIDDEKNNVRGVERIISTDDSKVKVLLIPTDEELMIARDVVRFSEKH encoded by the coding sequence ATGTCAAAAATCATCGCTATCAATGCTGGTAGCTCAAGCTTGAAATTTACATTATATGCTATGCCTGAAAAGGATGTTCTCGCAAACGGAATTATCGAAAGAATCGGTTTGAACGATTCCGTCTTCACAATCAAACACGGAGAAGGCGAAAAATTCCAAGTAACCGAAGATATTGCGAACCATGAAATCGCAGTACAGAAATTGCTTGATCAATTATTGGCATTAAACATCATTTCAAGCTACGATGAAATCACGGGCGTAGGCCACCGCGTCGTTGCCGGCGGCGAAATCTTCAAAGATTCTGCGCTTGTGGATGACCTTGTTTTGGAACAAATCGAGGAATTGGGCGAATTGGCGCCGCTGCACAACCCGGCGAACGCTACCGGAATCCGCGCATTCAAAAAATTGTTGCCTGAGATCACAAGTGTGGCCGTATTCGATACTTCTTTCCACACAACAATGCCGAAAGTGAACTACCTATACAGCATCCCGATGGAATACTACGAAAAATATGCTGCCAGAAAATACGGCGCACACGGAACAAGCCACAAATACGTTGCGGAACGCGCTGCTGAAATGCTGGGCAGACCGATCGAAGATTTGAAAATCGTTACGTGCCATATCGGTAACGGCGGTTCCATCACTGCTGTCCAAGGCGGAAAATCAATCGATACATCCATGGGCTTCACGCCATTGGCGGGCATCACAATGGGAACTCGTTCAGGGGACATCGATGCATCTTTGATCGCTTACCTGATGGGCAAACTGGGCATCACAGACATCAATGAATTCGTTGACATCCTGAACAAAAAGTCAGGTTTGTTGGGTCTATCCGGCGTTTCAAGCGACATGCGCGATGTTGAGACAGCAGCAGAAAACGGCAATGAGAACGCTCAAATCGCTTTGGATATCTTCCATAACCGTATCATCAAATACATTGGACAATATGTTGCGCTCATGAACGGTGTGGATGCGATCGTCTTCACAGCCGGCGTCGGCGAAAATGCTGCGCCTACCCGCAAAATCATCATTGATGGCATTTCATGGTTCGGTTGCGAAATCGATGATGAAAAGAACAATGTCCGCGGTGTAGAAAGAATCATTTCAACTGACGATTCGAAAGTGAAAGTACTGTTGATCCCTACAGATGAAGAGTTGATGATCGCTCGCGACGTCGTTCGTTTCAGCGAAAAACACTAA
- a CDS encoding amino acid ABC transporter permease: MDLIQTILPSLLDGLKMTLTLFFIIGISSIPLGFLIAVIRVYGPKWLGFLIQIYVFIMRGTPLLLQLMFVFFGLPLIGITLDRFSAAILAYMINYAAYYAEIFRGGITAVPKGQFEAISVLGIGKVRGFFKIIIPQVTKIVLPSVGNEVIALVKDTSLVYVIGLGELLRAGQIAANTYASLVPFLAVGTVYLSVTAVITVLLNKLESKGNF; the protein is encoded by the coding sequence ATGGACTTGATACAGACGATACTGCCATCATTGCTTGACGGCTTGAAGATGACACTTACGTTGTTCTTCATCATAGGGATCTCCAGCATTCCATTAGGATTTCTGATTGCCGTCATCCGGGTTTACGGACCGAAGTGGCTGGGTTTTCTGATCCAGATATATGTCTTCATTATGAGAGGGACACCATTGCTTTTGCAATTGATGTTTGTCTTCTTCGGTTTGCCGCTGATAGGCATTACGCTGGATCGTTTTTCTGCAGCGATTTTGGCATATATGATCAACTACGCTGCCTACTATGCGGAAATATTCCGCGGAGGAATCACGGCCGTTCCGAAAGGACAGTTCGAGGCCATTTCGGTGTTGGGTATCGGTAAGGTCAGAGGGTTTTTCAAAATTATCATTCCCCAGGTCACCAAGATCGTATTGCCGTCTGTTGGGAATGAAGTGATTGCGCTAGTAAAAGATACATCTTTGGTTTATGTCATCGGTCTCGGGGAACTGTTGCGCGCAGGGCAGATCGCTGCGAATACGTATGCCTCATTGGTGCCTTTTCTGGCAGTCGGCACCGTCTATTTATCGGTTACGGCTGTCATTACGGTGCTGCTGAACAAACTTGAATCCAAAGGGAACTTTTAG
- the rplU gene encoding 50S ribosomal protein L21, whose translation MYAIIKTGGKQLKVEVGQAIYIEKLDAEAGDKVTFDEIVFVGGEETKIGAPFVTGASVEGTVEKQGKEKKVTTFKYKRRKDTHRKQGHRQPYTKVIIDAINA comes from the coding sequence ATGTACGCAATTATCAAAACTGGTGGTAAACAATTGAAAGTTGAAGTTGGTCAAGCGATCTATATTGAAAAATTAGATGCTGAAGCTGGTGATAAAGTAACTTTTGATGAAATCGTATTTGTAGGTGGAGAAGAAACTAAAATTGGCGCTCCATTCGTAACAGGTGCTTCTGTAGAAGGCACTGTTGAAAAACAGGGCAAAGAAAAGAAAGTCACTACTTTCAAATACAAGAGAAGAAAAGATACACACCGCAAGCAAGGTCATCGTCAACCTTATACAAAAGTAATCATTGACGCAATCAACGCATAA
- a CDS encoding replication-associated recombination protein A: MKQPLAYRMRPVHIDEVIGQSHLVGENKIIRRMVDAKMLSSMILYGPPGIGKTSIASAIAGSTHSAFRQLNAATDTKKDLQIVVEEAKFSGQVILLLDEVHRLDKPKQDFLLPHLESGQVILIGATTENPYISISPAIRSRTQIFELKSLTTQDVILALERAIADEKRGLGKEKIVIEEDALLHFARSTMGDVRGSLNALELAALSTKPDADGTIHITLDIAEECVQKKALVHDKNGDAHYDVISAFQKSIRGSDVDAAMHYLARLLEAGELLIACRRLMVCAYEDIGLGNPQAVARTVLAVQAAEKLGLPEARIPLANAVVDLALSPKSNSAYLALDSAMADVRAGKSGDIPDSLRDAHYSGANKLGRGIGYQYPHDFPDHWVKQQYLPDVLKGRRYYEPASTGKYEQALANQLQNRFNKDS, encoded by the coding sequence ATGAAACAACCTTTAGCATACCGTATGCGTCCCGTACATATCGATGAAGTCATCGGCCAAAGTCATCTGGTGGGCGAAAACAAAATCATCCGCCGCATGGTCGATGCCAAGATGCTTTCTTCCATGATACTGTATGGTCCACCGGGAATCGGCAAAACCAGTATCGCGAGCGCCATCGCCGGATCGACACATTCGGCATTTCGGCAACTGAATGCCGCCACCGATACAAAAAAAGACCTTCAGATTGTTGTGGAGGAAGCCAAATTTTCCGGACAGGTCATCCTCTTGTTGGATGAAGTGCATCGTTTGGACAAGCCCAAGCAGGATTTTCTGCTGCCGCATCTTGAAAGCGGCCAGGTCATCCTGATCGGCGCCACCACCGAAAATCCATACATCAGCATCAGTCCCGCAATCCGGAGCCGGACCCAAATTTTCGAATTGAAGTCCCTGACGACACAGGACGTCATATTGGCGCTGGAACGTGCCATTGCGGATGAAAAGCGCGGTTTGGGGAAAGAAAAGATCGTGATCGAAGAAGATGCCTTGCTTCATTTCGCCAGGAGCACGATGGGAGACGTCCGCGGTTCGCTCAATGCCCTGGAATTGGCTGCCCTATCAACTAAGCCGGATGCGGACGGGACCATCCACATCACCTTGGACATCGCTGAGGAGTGCGTCCAAAAGAAAGCGCTGGTCCACGATAAGAATGGCGATGCCCATTACGATGTCATCTCGGCATTCCAAAAATCGATCCGCGGCAGCGACGTCGATGCGGCCATGCATTACCTAGCCAGGCTGCTGGAAGCCGGCGAATTGCTGATCGCCTGCAGACGGTTGATGGTCTGTGCCTACGAAGATATCGGCTTAGGCAATCCACAAGCTGTGGCTCGGACTGTTTTGGCCGTTCAGGCAGCGGAAAAGTTGGGTTTGCCGGAAGCCCGGATCCCCTTGGCCAATGCCGTCGTCGATCTGGCCCTTTCGCCGAAATCCAATTCGGCTTATCTTGCCTTGGACAGCGCTATGGCGGATGTGCGCGCCGGAAAGTCCGGTGACATACCGGATAGCTTGCGCGATGCCCATTACAGCGGGGCAAATAAGTTGGGCCGCGGAATTGGCTATCAGTACCCTCACGATTTCCCGGATCACTGGGTCAAACAACAATATTTGCCGGACGTGCTGAAAGGTCGCCGCTACTACGAACCCGCATCGACAGGTAAATATGAACAAGCCTTAGCCAACCAATTGCAGAATCGCTTCAATAAAGATTCCTGA
- a CDS encoding universal stress protein, protein MFQEYKKILIPVDGSRESELSFRKAVEVAKRNKAAIIITHIIDTRAIQTPTGFEGSFTDEIVRQSKTLMEEYKTYATNEGIADVHTVIEYGSPKAIIAKDLPAEYGVDLIMIGATGLNAVERLFIGSVSEYVIRNAPCDVLVVRTDLENKPKPKK, encoded by the coding sequence ATGTTTCAAGAGTATAAGAAAATTTTGATACCGGTTGACGGATCCAGAGAATCAGAATTATCCTTCCGTAAAGCAGTGGAAGTGGCCAAACGGAATAAAGCAGCCATCATCATCACTCATATTATCGATACAAGAGCCATCCAGACCCCTACAGGTTTCGAAGGCAGCTTTACGGATGAAATCGTCCGCCAATCCAAAACATTGATGGAAGAATACAAAACCTATGCTACGAACGAAGGCATAGCCGATGTTCATACCGTCATCGAATATGGATCGCCGAAAGCCATCATCGCAAAAGATTTGCCTGCCGAATATGGCGTGGATCTGATCATGATCGGCGCGACCGGCCTCAATGCAGTCGAAAGACTGTTCATTGGCTCCGTGTCCGAGTACGTCATCCGCAACGCACCTTGCGATGTGCTCGTCGTCCGGACCGACCTTGAGAATAAACCAAAACCCAAAAAATAA
- a CDS encoding ribosomal-processing cysteine protease Prp — translation MIEVKFKEDDHGKLLSFEITGHAGYGVEGEDIICAAVSVLAIETVNSVERLAGYQMLVDEADDEGGYLYAEILSEREAEQQYITQILLKHLFYSLEDVAQTYPDYVTIKMQ, via the coding sequence ATGATTGAAGTGAAATTTAAAGAAGATGACCATGGCAAACTGCTTTCTTTCGAGATTACAGGACATGCCGGGTATGGAGTAGAAGGGGAAGATATCATCTGTGCCGCTGTCTCCGTACTGGCCATCGAAACTGTGAATAGCGTTGAACGTTTAGCCGGCTATCAGATGCTTGTTGATGAAGCGGATGACGAAGGCGGGTATCTCTATGCGGAAATACTTTCCGAAAGGGAAGCGGAACAGCAATACATTACGCAGATTTTACTGAAGCATCTATTCTATTCGCTGGAAGATGTCGCTCAGACATATCCAGATTATGTGACCATAAAAATGCAATAA
- a CDS encoding ATP-binding cassette domain-containing protein codes for MLLNAMNLTKSYHDTTVIDDFSFHIDPNEIVVLVGRSGTGKTTLMRLLNNLEKADQGTISIEDAVLCKQGLKGAEYADRKTRRLYQNKIGMVFQDYALFPNLSVLDNLLEAPLAQKLGSREELTAKAAGLLKQMGLENKLEAMPSTLSGGQKQRVAIARAMMLNPRVLCFDEPTSALDRESSDSIGKLIQEIAAGGTGILIVTHDTEFGQQYGTRIVSSSEFVKNR; via the coding sequence ATGTTATTAAATGCAATGAATTTAACAAAGTCTTACCATGACACAACCGTGATTGATGATTTTTCATTCCACATCGATCCAAATGAAATCGTTGTGCTTGTGGGTCGTTCCGGAACGGGCAAAACGACATTGATGCGCCTGCTCAACAATCTGGAAAAAGCAGACCAGGGCACCATTTCTATCGAGGATGCTGTCTTATGCAAACAAGGATTGAAGGGCGCAGAATATGCTGACCGCAAAACAAGGCGTCTTTACCAAAACAAAATCGGCATGGTGTTCCAGGACTATGCTTTGTTCCCGAACCTTTCTGTACTCGACAATCTGTTGGAGGCACCGCTTGCCCAGAAATTGGGCAGCCGTGAAGAACTGACGGCGAAAGCCGCCGGATTATTGAAGCAAATGGGATTGGAAAACAAACTGGAGGCGATGCCGTCGACTTTGTCCGGGGGCCAGAAGCAAAGGGTCGCGATCGCTCGGGCGATGATGCTGAATCCGCGCGTGCTTTGTTTTGATGAACCGACATCCGCACTCGATCGCGAGTCTTCCGACAGCATCGGCAAGCTGATCCAGGAAATCGCAGCTGGAGGAACCGGCATCCTGATCGTTACGCATGATACCGAGTTCGGGCAACAGTACGGCACCCGAATCGTATCCTCAAGCGAGTTCGTCAAGAACCGTTAA
- a CDS encoding cysteine desulfurase family protein, which yields MIYFDHAATTPVRPEVVAVIQESLIGDYGNPSSTYALGRRTRQHIDQARKIFAASIKADPADIIITSCGTESNNTAIIPTALALKGKGKHLITSAAEHHAVLHPMHHLETLGFEVTFLPVDDTGKVTVQSLKDAIREDTILVSLMYANNEVGSINPIAEIGALLAEKNILFHTDAVQAYGSEQIDVVQQHIDLLSVSAHKINGPKGIGFLYRKNSLHLPNFIHGGSQENDHRGGTENTPYIKGFAKAVALMEVERNESNRKKRELGAYFLEGLEKIGLPFECNGVYPEGVPHILNLWLPGMRSDKLLIQCDLKGIMLAAGSACTAGSLEPSHVLEAMYGKGNPRATESLRISFGPANTTDEVDILLALLQSINNKQYKNG from the coding sequence TTGATTTATTTCGACCATGCCGCCACCACGCCGGTGCGACCTGAAGTTGTGGCGGTCATTCAGGAGTCGCTTATCGGAGATTATGGGAATCCTTCCAGCACCTATGCGCTTGGAAGACGAACGAGACAGCATATCGACCAAGCCCGCAAAATTTTTGCGGCGTCAATCAAAGCGGATCCGGCTGATATCATCATCACAAGCTGCGGTACCGAATCCAACAATACCGCAATCATTCCGACTGCATTAGCTCTGAAGGGGAAAGGCAAACATCTGATCACTTCTGCAGCGGAACACCACGCAGTCCTGCATCCGATGCACCATCTGGAAACGCTGGGCTTTGAGGTGACCTTTCTGCCGGTGGATGACACCGGAAAAGTGACGGTGCAATCCTTGAAGGACGCGATCCGGGAGGATACGATCCTCGTTTCATTGATGTACGCCAACAACGAGGTGGGCAGCATCAATCCGATTGCCGAAATCGGGGCGCTATTGGCTGAGAAGAACATCCTTTTCCATACCGATGCCGTTCAAGCCTACGGCAGCGAGCAGATTGATGTCGTGCAACAGCATATCGATCTGTTGTCCGTTTCCGCACATAAGATCAATGGTCCTAAAGGAATCGGATTCCTGTACCGCAAAAACAGCCTGCATCTGCCTAATTTCATCCATGGCGGCAGCCAAGAGAACGATCACCGCGGTGGTACGGAAAACACGCCTTACATCAAAGGATTTGCCAAAGCCGTCGCACTGATGGAAGTGGAACGTAATGAGAGCAACCGCAAAAAGCGTGAGTTGGGCGCTTATTTCCTGGAGGGACTTGAAAAGATTGGCCTCCCGTTTGAATGCAACGGTGTCTATCCGGAAGGGGTGCCGCACATCCTGAACCTTTGGCTGCCCGGTATGCGTTCCGACAAACTGCTGATCCAGTGCGACCTCAAAGGAATCATGCTGGCGGCCGGATCCGCCTGTACAGCCGGCAGCCTTGAACCGAGTCACGTATTGGAAGCGATGTACGGAAAGGGTAATCCACGCGCAACGGAATCCCTGCGCATTTCGTTCGGACCGGCTAACACAACCGATGAGGTGGACATATTGCTCGCATTGTTGCAAAGCATCAACAACAAGCAATACAAGAACGGCTGA
- a CDS encoding cysteine desulfurase: protein MAFEKNVSLKGSGKTFRLNEQVKRYTLRDNGFEETKNGNFQLVRDLDSSVLHKQGIKVKIVVAADLKTFKVSTTTSNGLQTVDVYGKETMSAAKEQLEYILDSLVENGVLTEAAQ from the coding sequence ATGGCATTCGAAAAAAATGTATCTTTAAAGGGATCCGGCAAAACCTTTCGATTGAATGAACAGGTGAAGCGATACACTTTGCGCGACAATGGCTTTGAAGAAACCAAAAACGGCAATTTCCAACTGGTCCGTGATTTGGACAGCAGCGTGCTGCATAAGCAAGGGATCAAAGTGAAAATTGTCGTCGCTGCCGATCTGAAAACATTCAAAGTGTCCACCACGACGAGCAACGGATTGCAGACAGTGGATGTCTACGGCAAGGAAACCATGTCGGCTGCGAAAGAACAGTTGGAATATATTTTGGACAGTTTGGTCGAAAACGGCGTCCTGACTGAAGCGGCGCAGTGA